One Paenarthrobacter aurescens TC1 DNA window includes the following coding sequences:
- the gcvH gene encoding glycine cleavage system H protein (identified by match to protein family HMM PF01597; match to protein family HMM TIGR00527), with protein sequence MSKVVAELKYSAEHEWVASDEGGPVGIGISAVAADALGDIVYVDLPEVGSTVTAGETCGEVESTKSVSDLYSPVTGEVTEINDAVVSDPALINNDPYGAGWLFKVAATEEGPLMSAEEYAATNGGEL encoded by the coding sequence ATGAGCAAGGTAGTTGCTGAATTGAAATACTCGGCCGAGCACGAGTGGGTTGCCTCTGATGAGGGCGGGCCTGTCGGGATCGGGATCTCTGCTGTAGCCGCTGACGCCCTGGGCGACATTGTGTACGTGGACCTCCCCGAGGTTGGTTCCACAGTGACCGCAGGCGAGACCTGTGGCGAGGTTGAATCCACCAAGTCGGTATCGGACCTGTACTCGCCCGTGACGGGGGAGGTGACCGAGATCAACGACGCCGTTGTCAGCGATCCGGCACTCATCAACAACGATCCCTACGGTGCCGGCTGGCTTTTCAAGGTTGCCGCCACGGAAGAAGGGCCGCTCATGTCGGCCGAAGAATACGCTGCAACGAACGGTGGAGAACTGTGA